Proteins from a single region of Hordeum vulgare subsp. vulgare chromosome 6H, MorexV3_pseudomolecules_assembly, whole genome shotgun sequence:
- the LOC123403331 gene encoding defensin Tk-AMP-D1.1-like — MKAKVTTIALVLLFLTLGAEAELCKARSRTFKGRCTRNDNCVAVCMTENFTGGYCHGVVERHCMCTKKCGEEPPEEPGEPPEEPRQMMA, encoded by the exons ATGAAGGCCAAGGTCACAACAATAGCTCTGGTCTTGCTCTTCCTTACCTTGG GTGCAGAGGCCGAACTGTGCAAGGCGCGTAGCAGAACCTTCAAAGGGCGGTGCACCCGTAATGATAACTGCGTCGCCGTCTGCATGACTGAGAACTTCACCGGTGGGTATTGCCACGGTGTTGTAGAACGTCACTGCATGTGTACTAAGAAGTGTGGCGAGGAGCCACCGGAAGAGCCGGGTGAACCGCCCGAGGAGCCGCGACAAATGATGGCCTGA